A DNA window from Deltaproteobacteria bacterium contains the following coding sequences:
- a CDS encoding PspC domain-containing protein, which translates to MTHNALSNQRLARSSHGYLGGVCEGLGQRFSIEPNLLRLGWLVSTLVFGTGALLYLALWWLLPRSDDASFEPTIWIDGPNGQKHPPLARTDVDRKFLGVCGGLARRWELDPTIVRLSALSLVVLTGPLALMAYLTAAIFIPSSDRLLEQSGQYANPIEL; encoded by the coding sequence ATGACTCACAATGCTCTCAGTAATCAACGCCTCGCGCGTTCATCCCACGGTTATCTCGGCGGGGTTTGTGAGGGTCTTGGTCAGAGATTCTCAATCGAACCTAATCTCCTGCGGCTTGGCTGGTTGGTTTCCACTCTCGTTTTCGGAACAGGGGCACTGCTCTATCTTGCACTTTGGTGGCTTCTTCCACGCAGCGACGACGCAAGCTTCGAACCAACGATTTGGATAGACGGACCCAACGGCCAAAAGCATCCTCCGCTCGCGCGTACTGATGTGGACCGAAAATTTCTGGGCGTCTGTGGCGGTCTCGCCAGACGCTGGGAACTGGATCCAACCATTGTCCGCTTAAGTGCTTTGAGCCTGGTCGTCCTCACGGGACCCTTGGCGCTCATGGCCTACTTAACAGCTGCAATTTTTATCCCATCGTCTGACCGGCTTCTTGAGCAAAGCGGTCAGTACGCAAACCCAATCGAACTTTAA
- a CDS encoding dehydrogenase, protein MSSVKSIKPVTEGLTDAERLSLFRTMLLSRRLDDVEIQLKRQNAVYFQISGAGHEATQTAAAMTMRSGHDWFFTYYRDRALCLGLGVTAEEMLFQSVGAAADPASGGRQMPSHWGHKDHNIVSSSSPTGTQFLNAVGCAEGFVKMRDLDLGETHGDEVVYVSSGEGTTSQGEFYEAMNTACQDKLPVIFHIQDNGYAISVPVEFQTAGGSISKLFRGYPNLLVLEFDGCDPEASYENWREAVAYARERKGPVLLHSHVTRPYSHSMSDDERLYRSKEEIAEQAAADPITVYRKQLVQDFGIDDNQLRTIEDEIEAIVTEAKESALAAEPPSPDTVMDYVYSHDADPTTDDFDTEDEADFTGDPRTMVDLINDCLHTEMERNPGIVIFGEDVADVSRDENIENVKGKGGVFKVTAGLQRKFGSNRVFNSPLAEANIIGRAVGMAVRGLKPVVEIQFFDYIYPAMMQIRSELALMRWRSNNNFDCPVVIRTTYGGYLKGGAVYHSQTGESIFTHIPGLRVCLPSNALDANGLLRTAIRCEDPVLFLEHKHLYRQTYNRAPNPGDDFMIPFGKAKRLREGKHLTLITYGALVKRSLDAVNQAAKMGIEVEVLDLRTISPYDWEAISESVAKTGKALVVYEDSLSWGSGSEIAARIGDELFDYLDGPVQRVASMDTFVGYHPGLEDAILPQVRDVLAGIEKLHSY, encoded by the coding sequence ATGAGTAGCGTAAAATCAATCAAGCCGGTAACTGAGGGACTAACGGATGCTGAAAGACTCAGCTTATTCCGAACAATGCTCCTTAGCCGTCGCCTAGACGACGTAGAAATTCAACTAAAACGACAAAATGCCGTATATTTTCAGATCTCGGGCGCTGGACACGAAGCGACCCAGACTGCGGCAGCCATGACTATGCGTTCTGGCCACGATTGGTTTTTTACCTATTACCGTGATCGAGCTCTTTGTCTTGGGTTGGGTGTCACTGCGGAAGAAATGCTTTTCCAAAGCGTGGGCGCAGCGGCAGATCCAGCTTCTGGCGGACGTCAGATGCCGAGCCACTGGGGACACAAAGACCACAATATTGTGTCTTCCTCGAGCCCTACCGGTACGCAGTTCTTGAACGCAGTCGGTTGTGCTGAAGGCTTCGTAAAGATGCGTGACTTGGATCTCGGCGAAACACATGGCGACGAAGTCGTTTATGTTTCATCCGGTGAAGGCACGACCAGCCAAGGTGAGTTCTACGAAGCGATGAACACAGCTTGTCAGGATAAGCTCCCGGTCATTTTTCATATCCAGGATAATGGCTATGCGATCAGTGTACCTGTTGAGTTTCAAACAGCAGGTGGCTCTATCTCCAAGCTTTTCCGCGGTTATCCAAACCTCTTGGTATTGGAATTCGATGGCTGTGATCCAGAAGCAAGTTACGAGAACTGGCGTGAAGCGGTAGCCTATGCGCGAGAGCGTAAAGGTCCAGTATTGCTGCACTCTCACGTGACGCGACCTTATTCGCACTCTATGAGTGATGATGAGCGTTTGTACCGCAGTAAAGAAGAGATTGCTGAGCAGGCTGCGGCTGACCCGATTACGGTCTATCGCAAGCAACTCGTTCAGGACTTTGGCATCGATGATAACCAGCTACGAACCATCGAAGATGAGATCGAAGCGATTGTAACTGAGGCTAAAGAATCAGCGTTGGCAGCAGAGCCGCCGTCACCTGACACGGTTATGGATTACGTGTACTCGCACGATGCAGACCCGACCACTGATGATTTCGATACAGAAGACGAAGCTGATTTTACCGGCGATCCACGCACGATGGTCGATTTGATCAACGACTGCTTGCACACCGAGATGGAACGAAACCCGGGAATCGTTATCTTTGGCGAAGACGTAGCGGATGTTTCTCGTGACGAGAACATTGAGAACGTTAAAGGCAAAGGCGGCGTTTTTAAGGTTACAGCTGGTTTACAGCGTAAGTTCGGTTCGAACCGTGTTTTCAACTCTCCGCTGGCGGAAGCTAATATTATTGGCCGAGCAGTGGGTATGGCGGTTCGCGGACTCAAGCCCGTCGTTGAGATTCAGTTCTTCGATTATATCTACCCCGCGATGATGCAAATCAGAAGCGAGTTGGCGTTGATGCGCTGGCGCTCAAACAACAACTTTGACTGCCCCGTTGTTATTCGTACCACTTACGGTGGCTACTTAAAGGGCGGCGCTGTTTATCACTCGCAAACCGGTGAATCGATTTTCACACATATCCCAGGCTTACGCGTATGTTTGCCTTCGAATGCACTGGACGCCAATGGCCTTCTGCGCACGGCGATTCGTTGTGAAGATCCTGTCTTGTTCCTCGAGCACAAGCACCTTTACCGTCAGACCTACAATCGTGCTCCTAACCCGGGCGACGATTTTATGATTCCATTCGGCAAGGCCAAGCGCCTGCGCGAAGGTAAGCATCTTACTCTGATTACTTACGGTGCCTTGGTTAAGCGTTCGTTAGACGCAGTTAACCAGGCGGCTAAAATGGGTATCGAAGTTGAAGTGCTCGACCTAAGAACGATCAGCCCTTACGACTGGGAAGCTATCTCTGAGAGCGTGGCGAAAACCGGTAAAGCGTTGGTTGTTTATGAAGACTCATTGAGCTGGGGTTCAGGCTCCGAAATCGCTGCGCGTATCGGTGATGAACTCTTTGATTATCTTGATGGACCGGTACAGCGCGTTGCGTCGATGGATACTTTCGTAGGTTACCATCCAGGCCTTGAGGACGCGATTCTGCCACAAGTTCGCGACGTTTTAGCAGGCATCGAAAAACTCCACAGCTACTGA
- a CDS encoding serine protein kinase: MASLVEKIAKFHDMQEFRSHHWSGSFEEYLELVKEDPKITRNAYERMFDMIMGYGREEYIDAKKKLVHYPFFDDPDNDGEDGVYGLDIPLMRLVNVFKSAAYGYGTEKRVILLHGPVGSSKSTIARLLKKGLEAYSKKDEGALYTYDWVDLPFEHEDVIPSPINQEPLHLIPIAWRDEALKGIGIDPTTVKTRGELNPACRFIMKMLMEHYDGDFNSVLKHIKVRRLILSEKDRVGIGTFQPKDEKNQDSTELTGDINYRKIAVYGSESDPRAFNFDGEFQVANRGIIEFIEMLKLDVAFLYDLLGASQEHKIKPKKFAQTDIDEVIIGHTNEAEYQKLVNNEFMEALRDRTVKIDIPYITRLSEEQKIYTKSFSKDRVRDIHIAPHTLEMAAMWAVATRLDKPTKQNLTLVQKLKLYNGKTLPGYTEDSVIELRKNSVDEGMKGISPRYIQDKISNCLVSDKAEGCINPFLLLNELEAGLSSHSLVSKDKHKEEYKEIIGHVKQEYEDIVKSEVQRAISADEEALTKLCANYIDNVKAYTQKERVKNKYTGQFEEPDERLMRSIESKIDIAESRKDDFRREIMNYIGALAVEGKTFDYRTNERLHKALELKLFEDQKDSIKLSTLVSNVVDRETQEKIDIVKQRMIRNYGYDEVSATDVLNFVASIFARGDAKE, from the coding sequence ATGGCTTCGCTGGTAGAAAAAATTGCTAAGTTTCACGATATGCAAGAGTTTCGGTCCCACCATTGGTCCGGCTCTTTTGAAGAGTATCTCGAACTCGTAAAAGAAGATCCCAAGATCACTCGCAACGCGTACGAGCGTATGTTCGATATGATTATGGGTTACGGCCGAGAAGAGTACATCGACGCCAAGAAGAAGCTTGTTCATTACCCCTTCTTTGATGATCCAGACAACGACGGCGAAGACGGCGTATACGGCCTCGATATTCCTCTTATGAGACTGGTAAATGTCTTTAAGAGTGCGGCCTATGGTTATGGTACTGAGAAGCGTGTCATTTTACTACACGGCCCGGTCGGAAGCTCCAAGTCTACAATCGCACGCCTTCTAAAAAAAGGCCTTGAAGCATATTCCAAGAAGGATGAAGGCGCACTCTACACTTACGATTGGGTTGACCTTCCGTTTGAACATGAAGATGTGATTCCATCTCCCATTAATCAAGAGCCTCTACATTTGATCCCGATCGCCTGGCGAGATGAAGCTCTTAAAGGGATTGGAATTGATCCCACAACGGTGAAAACCCGCGGTGAGCTGAACCCGGCATGTCGTTTCATTATGAAAATGCTCATGGAGCATTACGACGGCGATTTTAATTCTGTGTTGAAGCACATTAAAGTACGACGGTTGATTCTTTCTGAAAAAGACCGCGTCGGCATTGGTACCTTCCAACCTAAAGACGAGAAGAACCAGGACTCCACAGAGCTGACGGGTGATATCAACTATCGCAAGATTGCCGTTTACGGCTCTGAATCCGATCCGCGCGCATTTAACTTTGACGGTGAATTTCAAGTTGCCAACCGCGGCATCATCGAATTTATCGAAATGCTCAAGCTTGATGTAGCGTTCTTGTATGACCTTTTGGGTGCATCACAAGAGCACAAAATTAAGCCGAAGAAATTTGCTCAGACAGATATTGATGAAGTCATCATTGGCCACACCAACGAAGCTGAATATCAGAAGCTTGTGAACAACGAGTTCATGGAAGCTCTGCGGGATAGAACGGTCAAAATTGATATCCCGTACATCACGCGATTAAGTGAAGAGCAGAAGATTTACACGAAGAGCTTTTCAAAAGACCGCGTTCGCGACATTCACATCGCACCGCACACGCTTGAGATGGCAGCGATGTGGGCCGTGGCTACTCGCCTTGATAAGCCAACGAAGCAAAACCTTACACTTGTACAAAAGCTTAAGCTCTACAACGGGAAGACTCTTCCTGGCTATACAGAGGACAGCGTTATTGAGCTTCGTAAGAACAGCGTCGATGAAGGCATGAAGGGTATCAGTCCGCGTTATATTCAGGACAAGATTTCAAATTGCCTTGTTTCGGATAAGGCTGAAGGCTGTATCAACCCGTTTCTTCTCTTGAACGAGTTGGAGGCAGGTTTGTCATCGCACTCTTTGGTGAGCAAGGATAAGCACAAGGAAGAGTATAAAGAGATTATTGGTCATGTGAAACAAGAGTACGAAGACATCGTGAAGAGCGAAGTTCAGCGTGCGATTTCAGCAGACGAAGAAGCTCTTACAAAGCTATGCGCCAACTACATCGACAACGTGAAGGCTTACACTCAAAAAGAACGTGTGAAGAATAAATATACGGGACAATTTGAAGAGCCTGATGAGCGTTTGATGCGCTCGATTGAAAGCAAGATAGACATTGCAGAAAGTCGTAAAGACGATTTTCGCCGGGAGATTATGAACTACATTGGGGCGTTGGCAGTTGAGGGTAAAACCTTTGATTACCGAACCAATGAGCGCTTGCATAAGGCGCTTGAATTGAAGCTTTTTGAAGATCAGAAAGACTCAATCAAGTTAAGCACGCTTGTCTCCAACGTGGTCGACCGAGAAACTCAGGAAAAAATTGATATTGTGAAGCAACGGATGATTCGAAATTACGGATACGACGAAGTTTCAGCTACAGATGTTCTAAATTTTGTAGCGTCGATTTTCGCCCGAGGCGATGCAAAAGAATAA
- a CDS encoding DUF444 family protein, whose protein sequence is MALKIKQDHSRFREIIRGKIKDNLRKYITQGEMIGKQGNDQISIPVPQIELPHFQFDHRDTGGVGQGEGDVGDVLKPGNVQPGEGQGQAGSDGGSHSLEVEVTFAELAEMLGEALELPNIEPKGSEKMSSDDLKYTGVQTNGPESLRHFKRTYKRALRRHIALGKYTPDNPVIVPTRDDRRYRSWNVTNNPQTNAVILYMMDVSGSMGEEQKEIVRIESFWIDTWLRSQYKGLETRFIIHDAMAKEVDRDTFFRTRESGGTMISSAYKLCADIVEAEYPVDQWNIYPFHFSDGDNWSADDTRLCLTLLRDKIIPFSNVFCYGQVESPYGSGQFIKDLKEAFGEDEEVITSEIPNKDAICTSIQEFLGKGK, encoded by the coding sequence ATGGCATTGAAGATTAAACAAGACCACTCTCGTTTTCGAGAAATCATTCGCGGCAAGATCAAGGACAACCTGCGTAAGTACATTACTCAGGGGGAGATGATCGGTAAGCAGGGCAATGATCAGATCTCGATTCCTGTTCCCCAGATTGAGCTGCCTCATTTTCAATTTGACCATCGTGATACCGGTGGCGTGGGCCAAGGTGAGGGCGATGTTGGTGATGTTTTAAAGCCAGGTAATGTACAGCCAGGTGAAGGCCAAGGTCAGGCAGGAAGTGACGGAGGCAGTCACTCGTTAGAGGTTGAAGTGACCTTTGCCGAGCTGGCCGAAATGCTAGGTGAAGCCTTAGAGCTACCGAACATTGAGCCTAAGGGTTCAGAGAAGATGTCGTCTGATGATCTCAAATACACGGGAGTCCAGACGAACGGCCCTGAATCGCTGCGCCATTTTAAGCGTACTTACAAACGCGCTTTAAGGCGCCATATTGCGCTGGGCAAATATACTCCAGACAACCCAGTGATTGTGCCCACGCGAGACGACCGGCGTTATCGAAGCTGGAATGTAACGAACAATCCTCAAACCAATGCGGTCATTCTCTATATGATGGATGTTTCCGGGAGTATGGGTGAGGAGCAAAAAGAAATCGTGCGAATCGAATCCTTTTGGATCGATACGTGGCTTCGCTCACAGTACAAAGGTCTCGAAACGAGATTTATCATTCACGATGCGATGGCTAAAGAAGTGGACCGCGATACTTTTTTTCGTACCCGTGAGTCTGGCGGCACGATGATTTCCAGTGCCTATAAGCTTTGTGCAGATATTGTTGAAGCCGAGTACCCCGTGGACCAGTGGAACATTTACCCTTTCCATTTCTCCGATGGAGATAACTGGTCAGCCGATGATACGCGCCTATGCCTGACATTGCTGCGTGATAAAATTATTCCGTTCTCCAATGTCTTTTGTTACGGACAAGTAGAGAGTCCTTATGGCTCAGGGCAGTTTATCAAGGATTTAAAAGAGGCGTTTGGTGAAGACGAGGAAGTCATCACGAGTGAAATTCCAAACAAAGATGCTATCTGTACATCGATTCAGGAATTTCTAGGCAAGGGCAAGTAG
- a CDS encoding aldehyde dehydrogenase family protein, which produces MASPSFPEPPASMTPTSLEKCDSHVATLNANKDAWTKVSINERIQLLEECIENTLAVGHEWVEAGCRAKGIEQGSKLAGEVWFAGPTTTIRNMRLLVETLKAGGQPKPPQQWTRSNGQTVARVFPADLYDRILFTGFTADVWIEPGKPATQGNIYRQKSYGKETEGKVSLVLGAGNISSIGPMDMLYKLFVEDEVVILKTNPVNAYTGPMVERAFAPLINRGFFAVVHGGAEVGKHLCDHDGIHTIHITGSDQTHDAIVWGGNKKQIKERKKTGTPTNERPVTSELGCVTPVFVVPGAWSDAELDYQARQVAAMVSHNGSFNCNAAKVLVTAKNWPLRDEFIHRVKQTLACTPPRKAYYPGAESRYETFMKKYPESLKLGEEGAEIVPWTLIPDVACKKGEYALTNEAFCGVIADLAIDATEADEFLDKAVAFANANIWGTLSCCMLIHPNTEKQYGAAFERAISDLQYGGIGINCWPGLIYGLCVTTWGAYPGHPLEDIESGRGVVHNTYLFDHPQKSVVKAPFRIRPTPVWFADHRTLSDVGRAMANFEASPSLLRLPGVVAPALRG; this is translated from the coding sequence ATGGCCTCACCATCTTTTCCCGAACCACCTGCATCGATGACCCCCACTTCTCTTGAGAAGTGTGATTCACACGTTGCTACCCTCAACGCCAATAAAGATGCTTGGACAAAAGTTAGCATCAACGAGCGTATTCAGCTTCTTGAAGAGTGCATCGAAAACACCTTGGCCGTGGGTCATGAGTGGGTAGAAGCAGGGTGCCGTGCCAAAGGCATTGAGCAGGGCAGTAAGCTCGCGGGTGAAGTTTGGTTTGCAGGTCCCACAACGACCATTCGAAATATGCGCCTCTTAGTCGAAACCCTCAAAGCTGGTGGTCAACCGAAACCACCGCAGCAGTGGACGCGTAGCAACGGACAAACTGTAGCTCGAGTTTTCCCAGCTGACCTTTACGACCGTATCCTTTTCACTGGCTTTACCGCGGATGTATGGATTGAGCCGGGTAAGCCTGCCACTCAAGGAAATATTTATCGTCAGAAGAGTTACGGCAAAGAGACTGAAGGAAAAGTAAGCCTCGTTCTCGGCGCTGGCAATATCTCGTCTATCGGACCGATGGATATGCTCTACAAACTTTTCGTAGAAGATGAAGTGGTCATTCTTAAGACCAACCCAGTAAACGCCTATACCGGCCCAATGGTTGAGCGTGCATTCGCTCCTTTAATCAATCGCGGATTTTTCGCGGTGGTTCACGGCGGAGCAGAAGTTGGCAAGCACCTATGTGATCACGATGGTATCCACACCATTCACATTACAGGTTCTGACCAAACCCACGACGCAATCGTTTGGGGCGGCAACAAGAAGCAAATCAAAGAGCGCAAGAAGACCGGAACGCCTACCAATGAGCGCCCCGTAACTTCAGAGCTTGGTTGTGTAACACCGGTATTTGTTGTGCCTGGTGCATGGTCTGACGCAGAACTCGACTATCAAGCGCGACAAGTTGCAGCGATGGTTTCCCATAATGGTTCTTTCAACTGCAACGCCGCTAAAGTACTCGTCACTGCTAAAAACTGGCCGCTTCGCGATGAATTTATTCACCGCGTCAAGCAAACTCTAGCCTGCACACCTCCTCGTAAAGCATATTACCCTGGAGCCGAAAGCCGCTACGAAACCTTCATGAAGAAGTACCCCGAGTCGCTTAAGCTCGGTGAAGAAGGTGCTGAAATTGTTCCTTGGACGCTCATTCCAGACGTAGCTTGTAAAAAAGGTGAATACGCTCTGACGAATGAAGCATTTTGCGGCGTCATTGCAGACCTTGCTATTGATGCTACCGAAGCCGACGAATTTCTCGATAAAGCGGTGGCTTTTGCGAACGCCAATATCTGGGGAACGTTGTCTTGCTGCATGCTGATTCATCCGAATACTGAGAAGCAGTACGGCGCAGCTTTTGAGCGTGCCATCTCTGACCTTCAATACGGCGGTATCGGCATCAATTGCTGGCCTGGCCTTATCTACGGTCTATGTGTCACCACCTGGGGTGCTTACCCTGGCCACCCACTCGAAGACATCGAGTCTGGCCGAGGCGTCGTACACAACACATACCTATTCGACCACCCACAAAAGAGCGTCGTGAAGGCGCCCTTTAGAATCAGGCCAACGCCGGTGTGGTTTGCGGACCACCGCACACTCTCTGACGTAGGTAGAGCGATGGCGAACTTTGAAGCGTCGCCTTCTTTACTAAGATTACCCGGAGTGGTTGCCCCTGCGCTGCGGGGCTAG